Part of the Maridesulfovibrio sp. genome, ATTTTTTTCTTGCTGACCCTAACTGTAAACACTTTCAAGGAGGATGCTATGAGCATTACCAAGCTGAATCCCTGGAACTGGTTCAAGAAGGAAAGCGAACACGAAAGAACCCTTCCGATTAAACAAACGGAACAGGGCGTAAGAGGTTACGCTTCTCCGATTGACCGTTTCCACACGGACTTTGATCGTATGGTTGATTCAATGTTCTCAGACTTTGGCATGCCATCACCGAGGCAGCTCTTCAACAAAGTTGAGCCGAACTTTGGTAAGGCAACAATCAAGCCCAAAGTCGACGTATACGGAACAGACAAAGAGTATGTAGTTGAAGCCGAGCTTCCTGGCATTGAGGAAAAAGACTTATCCATTGAGCTTAAGGATGATGTTCTGGTTCTCTCTGCCGAGATGAAACATGAAGAGAAGACTGAAGAGAAAGGCTACTACAGAGTTGAGCGTTCATACGGATCATTCAAAAGAGTACTGAATGTTCCTGAGGATGCTGACAAAGAAAAAATAACTGCCAAGTTAAATAAAGGCATACTGCGCGTTACTATGCCCAGAACAAAGGCAGTTGAAAGCAATTCTAGAAAAATCGCAATCGAGAGTTCTGCTACTCAATAATCCCCTTAATCCTGTTATACGGCCCCAGTTTCGGCTGGGGTCTAATCTCATGCTCAAAGGAGGACTTATGGCCTACAAATGTTTGAATTGTGATTGGACTGGACAGTGGTATGAACTGATTCATGAAACGATGTGCCCCAAATGCAGGTGCAGTGCCCTGCGTATTCGTGACGCCAAAAATAAAGAAAGCATGCATCAAATGATACAATCTACCTTTGCACATATGACAACAGCTTCCCCGCCCCAATAATCAGGGTTAGTTTCAACACCTTGGCATCTCTATAAAAAGGCAGGTCATTCAGCATATTGTTGTTTGGCCTGTCTTTAAATTTCCATAAGAGAACGGCTGGCAGATTTAAGGATTATTCCGGTCACCAGATGGGTGACACAGATAATTAAAAACGTAACACTAAGAAGAAAGAACCCTGTATAGGGTCTGACGACTGACTCCATATTCCTCAGCCAGAGCCTTCTTCTCGGACCCTGCTGCAACCTTATCCTTTATCTCTTGCACCTGCTCCGGTGTTAGCTTGGCTTTCCTTCCGCAATGCTTGCCCTTTGCCTGAGCCTTTGCAATTCCTTCCCTCTGACGTTCCTTGATGATCTCCCTTTCAAACTGAGCCACTGCACCTATTATCTGCAATTGCAGTGTCTGGAATGGGTTATCTTCTCCGGTAAACGTCAGGGACTCTTTATGAAACCTTACAGCAACTCCTTTTCCCGTCAGTATCTCAAGAAGGGACAGAAGGTCACTCAGGTTCCTTGCAAGGCGATCGATTGAGTGAACGTGGAGAGTGTCACCTTTCCTCAGGAATCTAAGACATTCCTCAAGGACAGGACGCTTAGAAGTTGAAGCACTGGCCTTCTCTTCATAAACGTGGTCAAGCTCTACCTTATCAAGCTGACGGTCTGTTTTCTGGTCTGTTGTGCTTACACGGATGTAGCCTACTTGTGTCATGTCTTTACCTCCTGTTGCGTTGTCGTGTAACAAAAGGTTTAGACATGATAAGAAGTAGTGTCAATAAATTAAATTACAAGGTTGTGTTACACGGTGTTATGCGGGTTAACTGAGGCAGTGTAACATGTCACAGAAGGTGTACCTTTTGAGATAAAGGAGCTAGCCTTCACAGTATGAAGGGTATCGTATTTTGCGACTCCCTTTGCATGGTTTAAGGGTGTCACTAATCGTTACACCCTTTGAATACAGTAGCGAATCACGACGGTATCCAGCCCATTGGTAAGCCCCTCCCTGCCCATCACATACCTATTGCTGACTCCAGGCTCCTATAGGAGAGCGAACGGCCCTATCGGGGGAAAACCGAGGTAGAAATATATTGTAAAGCGTCTCAAATTTTTCAGTCAAAATATTTACGAAGGATAGATAGACTTGACCTCTTCAATTTGAAAATTATCCTTACTTTCAAGGAGGTTCACATGTACAGAATGTTGTTTTTTGGAATTCTACTTGGCTATGCAATCGCAGTTCTACTTTTTAACCAATTTGGAGGTCCAGGGCGATATCAGTTTACGAACATCAGAACTCCTACAATTCTGGATACACGAACAGGGATCGCTAAAAGTTTTAGTCCCAGCAAGAAAGGAGGTAGGGTCATAGCCATTTATGACTACAAAAAAGGCACTGCAACTTTACAATAGCCATGAGGAGGGGACGCAATTTAAGCGATCCCCTCAAGTCACCCCGTAGCCTACCTACGGCCCACTTTAACAAGCCCCATCTTAACGGCTGCTTTCCACGGTATTTCACCCATTGTAGCAGTCTTAAGGACAACTTCATTACCAACCTTACGGGCCTCAAGGATACCATTACCCAGGTCAGCATTAAGGATTGCATCAGGATTCATCTTATCCATGTCTGCAAGGAACTCTCCGGCAAGTTGTTTGTAACCGGAGGTTGTACGCTTAACAGCATGGTCCATAATGGCTTGATGGAGTTCTCTCGGCTTATTGTTTCGTACCCATTCAAAGCACTGCTGAGGATCCAGGCCCATATCCGAGACAACCTTATATGCCTGTCCTTCAAACTGTGAGCGTAGGCCATTAACGATCTCTGCCATTTCTCCAGGCTCTTTGCCTACCTGAGAAGATGCACGACCGAGATAGCTATCAATGTCTTCACCTGCTGCTATACGGTTCAAGGCTCCCCATATCGTAGACTGATCGACCATGCTGCCAATGGCATTAAGAGTATTTTCTGTGTCGTCACTGAAATATTCAGGCTGGTCATTTTGCTCATAGTCTTCCTGTTCAGAGACTTCCGGCTTTTGTGATGGAGAATGACGAGGAGCTTCACTGTAGGTTCCATCAGGGTTCACCTGGAGGATACCAATGTTCACAAGGTCTTTAACTCTGGCCTCTGTCCCATCAGGAAGGGTAACAATAGAATCATCAGTCAGGTTACCTCGGCCCCTGATCGGAGTTCCTGAGGCTGTCCTTCCAGTATCCAAGTAGTGTGCTCCACTTTCTTTGGCTTTCTGCTGTTCATCCCAGACATCGTATGAGTGGCTTCCATTGTCGACTATGGTCTTACCGCTGTAGACATCACAGGTCATGCCAGGACCATTGTCCTCAATGCTTCCCTGAATGGGAGTAGAAGGGGCTTTAGGAGCGTAAAGCTGTGACATTGCTTCATCGTAACTGGTCATATTCTTTTACCTCTTTGCGTTGATTAATTTGGTGGTTAAAGATTGAAAGGTTTGTCCATGTCTTCAAGATGGGAAGGAAGTGTTTGCCGCTCTTCTCGCTCTTTCTTGATCACCTGTCGTGCGACATTGAGGGCAAAGGAGCCAATGGCAGAATCACAGATACGATCAGCCAGAAAGTCCTTCACGCCTACGGTAATCCTGTTCTTGCGATAGATGGTCTTTCCTTCCCATTCCTTGCGGGAAGATGGGAGACGTAGAATCCGAGTAATCAAAGAGTGTCTGAACTCTCTGTCATTATGAAAACGCCTGGGTTCATCTTCCTGCATGAGGAACATGGCTATAATGACTGTGAGAATATCCGAGGGCTTAACCCCGGCATTGCGGAGGGTAACGAGCCAGTTGCTGACACGAGGCCATACCGCTTTCGATTTGTGATTGATCTCGTGCCATTGAGCTTTCGCTAACAGATCGCCGAGGACAATCCTGGCTCCTACAAGAGCACCGTGATTTTTATTGGCCTCGGTAAATGTTTGAGCTTTTTCCAGGTATGGACGTAGCTCACCTTTGGTCACTGTCTTGCCAAGTGGATGCCCTGTGCTTCTGTTACGATCATCATGGTATTGGCAATACTGGCTAAAGTTCTTCCGGTATCCAAAACACCCTGGTACTGAGCAATGCTGAGGGTTTGCCTTGAGATGAGCTAATCTTTTTCGATCTTTATCATTCATCGTCTTTGTAGAATCTGTGGTAGTTCTCTAAGGCAGAAGCTCCGATGGAAAGACCTGCACCCAGAAGGCTTGGACTCGACACAGGAGCCGGGGTATACCTCTGGAAGCTTGTTCCACGGTTCTTAGCTTCCCTTCGGAATCCCTGAATCTGCATGTCATTCTGTACTGAATCCATCTCATAGCCATGCAGGATGGAATCTTTGTAACGAGCTTCCTGTCTGTAGAAGTCAGCCATAAGGGAATCAAATGACAGACCAGCGGATTCACTGGAAGCCATTGCAGTACCAGCTTTCTGGAGGGCTTCAATGTGCAGGTCTTGTACTTCTTCTGAGGCAGCTTCCTGTTTCTGCATGAGTTCCATGTTAGAAGCTGCGGCCTGTTCAACGTATGTTTTGTTTGCGATCTCAGCGTTCTGGAGCATGGCTCTCTGGTTCTCTTTCGCAAGACGGGCTTGATACTCGGCCTGTGCGTTGGCCTGTTCCTGGCCCTGCATGTAACTTGCTCCGGCAGATGCTGCTGCCACAGCCATTGAAGACCAGAACGCTGTCGTTGCACTTATCGGTTCACACATGGGCGTAACCTCTACGCAATGCCCATTAACTTCCTGTCTTCATCTGAGAGCTTTGTTCGGGAGTTAAAAGGGTTTTTCCCAAAGCGGAACGGGAAGAGAGGACAGGAAGTGATTGTGCATTTCTTAACTTCATTTGAGCTACCGCCAGAGCAATCAAGACACTTGGCTCTGACAGCCTTAACCGGAGAGGTAATTGAGGTGTCTGTTTCAGTATTCATAATTTTCATTTTTCGGGACTCTGTGTCCCATTTTTTTACACAAGGGGTTTAAGATGAACTTTGGTAAGGGAAGAAAGCTAAAAATTCATGGAAGGGGTTATAGACCCTGGTTCACGAGCAAAAACGGGTATATCTGCTACTGGTTCCAGGACTCATCATCGTAGGTAGGAAGATCAGCCGTAAGTTTCTCCAGAGCCTCACGCATTGCTAAGGGATCACCTATGGTGTCCTGAGTGACTCCATTGTCTCGGAGGAACTGACGGACCACGTTAAGAAACGAGGCTTTTGGTTCATCGTCATTTTCCAGTTGTTTCATCATGGTGTCCCTGAGGGCATACCAGAGAGACTTTAGCTGATCTTGATCTGCTTTTGACATTCTTGACCTCCTGTCGTGTTAAACGATTGAGCTTTTACCTCTGGCCCCTGCAAGCATGAGAAACTTGATAAGTTCTCGGTCTGACTCTTCACCTGACTTGAGGTTCCTGAGGTGTTCTGCATGAATGACCAGAGAGCGGCGAACAATTGCAGAAGCCGACAAGGAACGACCTCCAAGCTTTTCACTGTACCAATCACGGATGAACTGGAGGTCGTCTTCAAGCTCTGGAGTGGTACAGAAAGCATGCTTCTGTGTTTTGCCTGCACCCTTGAGGCGAACCTGAGGCTGAGTATTGCTGCTGCGGGGAATCTTCAAAGTATCGCTGTTGCTTTTGACGGTCTTAGACATAGCTACTCCTGTATGTGGTTAATGGTTTACTTTGGACAAAAGAAAAGCAGGACAGCCGTAATGACTGCCCTGCTGTACCCAACGCAAAGAGACGGTGGGAGGGAGGATCAATTGTGAAGAAGAATCATAATCGAAGAAGCTCACCGCTCTGACTGTCCACCATCAGACAATCAAAGTGATGAGCTTCTTAACTCTGTTCTGGTCTACCGAATAGCTACCAGGAACTGAGACAGACCTCTTGGTCTTGCTTCAAAGGAGAATTACATGAACAAAGAATATCTTTAGAACACCTATGGTATTCTTATGGGTTAACTTAAGATAGGGATATAAGAAGAAGATAAGTAAGATTAAACTTAGGTATAACTATAAGAAGACTATAGATTACCTATGGTACTCTTATAGGTATCTTATAGGGAATCTTTCTTCATCCCTGGGTCTCTCTCCTTACATAGTGCGCCCCAATTCTATCTATCTGTAATAAAAGACAAAATCAGGATCAGTTATTTTAAATTTAAATATGCCATTTCGTTCTTCTTGAATCCCTGACGGAACCAGAGGGTGAGGACGTGAGACGCATCGTCACGATTTCCTTGCCGTCAGCGGCAACCGTGGTGATTTCCACCACAACTGACGAAAGCACCGTATCAGCCTTGAAGAAAAATATCTCGCAACGCTGCACCGTTCAATATACGGTCCACCGGAGGCCACTGAGCATCGACTACCACAACCTCAGGCATCGACAAACCTTCTCCATTGTATCCCTCAGAATCCTTCTGACCTTCTTTTACGAGTATCTTCCGAGGCTTACCTTTGATACCCTTCATGCTTATTGAAATTGTACCGTGTGCTTTTTCCTCAGGGGTAGCCGGGGTAAACACAATTTTGTCAATGGATTTACGGAGTAGGTGAAAGAGCTTGCGTCTCACGTCAAGTTTATCTGACTCAGAGCCTTCACGCTCTATCGTGATAAATTTTATCATTGCAGACTCAAGCTCCTCATACTCTTTGCCTACACTCTCATAACGCTCTTGCTCATTTGCAAGATCACTTTGATATTTAGCCAATGATTCTTGAAGTTTGTCTCGCTCTTCTTCCAATGCATCGAGGCGGGTAAGCAAAGCATTACTGTCAGGACGCTCAAGCAAAAGGTCTGTAAGACGTTCTATCTTGCTCTGTGTTGCGTTTAATCTGCTCTCGGTAGTGTTTACACTATCTTCAAGTTTTTGAACGCTCTCACGGCAATTTTCAAAGACGGATGGAAAGAGTTCCCTATAATCAAGCTCAAGTAGATTCAGAATTATATGGGCTTGTGTCTCCGGGTATCTCCATGCGTAACGCTTGCAATTTAAGTTCATTCTTGCATGAGAGCATACGAGATAACTTCCTCCCTTGGGCGGCTTTCCTTTATTTTCAAAGTGCATCTTTCCACCACAAGAGCCGCAATAACATATTCCACTGAATAAGTTTGAATACTTCTTAGCAATATTCCCTCCTGGTACAGCTTTGCTTTTCCTTATTTTCAGTGCTCGGAGAAATGTTTCAAGAGGTACTACAGTCGGAAAATAGTTGTCTATGGGATCGCCTACAGGGACACGCCTACGTTTACCTTCTACGTCTTTCATCTTATGCGGTTGATAGCGTCCTATCACAGCTTCATTCTGCAATATTTTATCCACATAAGAATATATCCATCCCTTAGATCGTCCGAATGGTTTTATCCCTTCTTCGTTTAAGGTCATTGCAATTTTACGCTTCCCAATACCTTCGAGTGTCATTTTAAAAATACGTCTGACCACCTCGGCTCTTTCTTCAATGACAACATATTCGTTATTCTTTTTGTCCAGCTTCAACCATGCAGGACAACGAGAAGTCAGTTTCTGTTCTCCTGCTGTAGCCTTTCTACGTTTTTCCTTCCATGATTCAGATAACCTTTTAGATTTCGTGAGTGATTCATCATAGGCCCTCTGCATGATGGCTATTGAGATCATGAGATCAGAGAAAGCAAGATCACCTTCGTTTGCTGAATAGACCTTACGATCTTGGAGAGTGACGATATTAACTCCCATATCCAGGATACTTGAGAACTGCTGAAAAGCTCGATATGGAGATTGCCTTGAGAGACGGTCCAGGCTCTCAACGAGAAGGTATGAGCCTTTCTTAACCTTACCCTGGTGGACTGCTTCAAGGAAAACACTGAGAGCACCTTCCTCGGCATTACGGCCTCTAAAGGCTGATACTCCGAGGTCTTGAAGGTTCAATGTGTCGTCGAGATCAAGATTGTTTTCTTCTGCATATTTGCGGCTAAGTTCAGTCTGCCTGCGGAAACTGTCACCTTTCATTTGATCAGGTGTTGAGAACCTTAAGTAGCTGTATGCTTTGGGTTTAATGTTCATTGTTGGAGTCCTCCAATCAGTGTTATGTATATCAGTTTTGCGTCGGGTACTCAACACATAACATGCTT contains:
- a CDS encoding Hsp20/alpha crystallin family protein → MSITKLNPWNWFKKESEHERTLPIKQTEQGVRGYASPIDRFHTDFDRMVDSMFSDFGMPSPRQLFNKVEPNFGKATIKPKVDVYGTDKEYVVEAELPGIEEKDLSIELKDDVLVLSAEMKHEEKTEEKGYYRVERSYGSFKRVLNVPEDADKEKITAKLNKGILRVTMPRTKAVESNSRKIAIESSATQ
- a CDS encoding recombinase family protein: MTQVGYIRVSTTDQKTDRQLDKVELDHVYEEKASASTSKRPVLEECLRFLRKGDTLHVHSIDRLARNLSDLLSLLEILTGKGVAVRFHKESLTFTGEDNPFQTLQLQIIGAVAQFEREIIKERQREGIAKAQAKGKHCGRKAKLTPEQVQEIKDKVAAGSEKKALAEEYGVSRQTLYRVLSS
- a CDS encoding recombinase family protein is translated as MNIKPKAYSYLRFSTPDQMKGDSFRRQTELSRKYAEENNLDLDDTLNLQDLGVSAFRGRNAEEGALSVFLEAVHQGKVKKGSYLLVESLDRLSRQSPYRAFQQFSSILDMGVNIVTLQDRKVYSANEGDLAFSDLMISIAIMQRAYDESLTKSKRLSESWKEKRRKATAGEQKLTSRCPAWLKLDKKNNEYVVIEERAEVVRRIFKMTLEGIGKRKIAMTLNEEGIKPFGRSKGWIYSYVDKILQNEAVIGRYQPHKMKDVEGKRRRVPVGDPIDNYFPTVVPLETFLRALKIRKSKAVPGGNIAKKYSNLFSGICYCGSCGGKMHFENKGKPPKGGSYLVCSHARMNLNCKRYAWRYPETQAHIILNLLELDYRELFPSVFENCRESVQKLEDSVNTTESRLNATQSKIERLTDLLLERPDSNALLTRLDALEEERDKLQESLAKYQSDLANEQERYESVGKEYEELESAMIKFITIEREGSESDKLDVRRKLFHLLRKSIDKIVFTPATPEEKAHGTISISMKGIKGKPRKILVKEGQKDSEGYNGEGLSMPEVVVVDAQWPPVDRILNGAALRDIFLQG